From the genome of Thermosipho japonicus:
TCTCATCACCAACCTTATCTACAAATACACCCAATGGATATTCAGGGATCATATTTTCTTCAAGCCATTTGTTTGCAGATATAGGATCAATTCCCCAGTTTGTTGGACATGTAGATAATACTTCAACCATTCCAAACCCTATTCCCTTTACTTGTGCTAAAAATGCTTTCTTGATTGCCTTTTTAGTTTTTTCTACATCTTGAGGAGTATTTACCTTTGTCCTTGCAAGATATGCTACTCCCCTTGCTTCTTTTAAAAATTCACACATATGCATTGGATAACCATCATTTTCTGCTTTTCTTCCATATGGTGTCGTTGTTGACTTCATTCCCAAAAGTGTTGTTGGAGCCATCTGTCCACCAGTCATTCCATATATTGCGTTATTAACAAAAATTGTTGTAATCTTTTCTCCTCTATTTGCAGCGTGCATAATCTCTGCCGTACCAATTGCTGCCAAGTCTCCGTCACCTTGATATGTGAATACATATAAATCTGGTCTTGCCCTTTTCATTCCAGTTGCAACTGCTGGTGCTCTACCGTGTGGTGCTATTGTTCCATCCATGTTAAAAAATTGGTATGCAAAAACAGAACAACCTATTGGAGCTACAACCAATGTCTTTTCCCTAATACCAAGTTCATCGATAACTTCTGCTACTAATCTATGAATAATTCCATGATGACATCCAGGACAATATGTAAATTCCTTTCCAGTTAATGACTCAGGCATTTTATATAAAACTTTTCTCATTAAATTCACCTCCCAATTTCCTTTTTCAATGCATCGTAAATCTCATTAGGTGTTGGAACTACTCCACCCATTCTTGAATAGAACTTAATTGGCTTTTTACCTTTAACAGCCAGTTTTACATCTTCAAGCATTTGTCCCATATTCATTTCTACGTCAAAGAACATTTCTACCTTATCTGCTAGTTTTTCAAGTGGCTCATATGGATATGGCCAGACCGTAATTGGTCTAAACAAACCTACCTTTAATCCATCTTCCCTTGCCATGTCAACAACACTCTTTGCAATTCTTGCTACGGTTCCAAATGCTGTTATTACAATGTCTGCATCCTCTGTTTTATACTCTTCCCATCGTACTTCATTCTTTTCTATTTCTTTGTATATTTCAACTAGTTCCAAATTCATTTTTTCAAGGACGTATGGATCTATATCGAATGAAGTAACTATATGAGGCTCTCTTCCCTTTGCTCCGGTTAATGCCCAGTCACTATGATCAGGTAAAGTTGAAAGATCTCTGAATTCTGGAAATTCAACTGGTTCCATCATCTGTCCCAACATACCATCTGCAAGAATAAGAGCAGGTGTTCTGTACTTATCTGCCAAATCAAATGCAAGAACCGTAAGATCAACTGCTTCTTGAACAGTTGATGGTGCAAGTACAATTAATCTATAATCTCCGTGTCCTCCACCCTTTGTTGCTTGCCAATAATCTCCTTGTGCTGGTTGAATATCACCAAGTCCTGGTCCACCACGTACAACATTGACAAACACTGCAGGAAGTTTTGCACACGCCATATAAGAAACGCCTTCCATCATCAAACTGAATCCTGGCGAGGATGTAGATGTCATAACTCTTTTTCCAGTACATGCTGCACCGTATAACATGTTAACAGTTGCAACTTCACTTTCAGTTTGTAAAAAAACTCCTCCAACTTCTGGTAATCTCTTTGACATATATTCTGGAAGCTCACTCTGAGGAGTTATAGGATATCCAAAGAAATGCCTACATCCTGCTCTTATCGCGGCTTCACCAATTGCTTCCGTCCCTTTAACCATTACTTTTGCCATACTCTTTCCCTCCTCACTCTTCCCTGTATACTGTTATACAAACATCAGGGCACATTCTATAACAAAATCCACAAGCAATACATTTTTCTAGATGTTTTGGTTCAGCGGGATGATAACCTTTTGAATTAAAAGACTCAGAAAATTCTATAACTTTCGTCGGACAAGCATCGATACATAATCCACAACCTTTACATCTTTCCTGATCGATTTCAATATATCCTTTTACCTTAGGCATTTTCACAACCTCCTTAAAAATCCATTTTCATGAACCTTTTTAACCTAAATTTTGGAAACTCTGTTTCAAAATCTTCTAAAAAGTCTGGTATGACTGTATACTTCACTGGAACTTCTAATACTTGGGAAGCTTCTTTTAATATTCTTTCACCTTCTAAAATTACCTCTTTTGTTGTCTCTGAAGATAAATTAGAATTATTAATCAAATAATCAATTTTTATTTTGGTTACTTTGGTCAATTGTTCATAAGTCTTTACAATTCCCTCAACTGTAGAAGTAAAAGGCCTTCTTGTATTAACAACCATATAAATCTCTGTATCTTTCAAGTGTGGTTTTAAATACCCCACAACAACTATACCATTTTCCTCTCCACCAACATCTAACACCGTTTTATACTGAGGATTATTCAAATAACCTGCTACTGCACCAGTAACTATTGGTAAATCTGCATGCTTTAAAGCACCTGGAGGTGTTACTACTTTAATTCCTTCTGCCTCAAGTTCATCAATTGCATCTCTTGTTCTAAAGTATGGAGAAATAATATCAACATCTGCAATCGCAACATTTTCATACTCATTCTTTAACTTTAACGCATAATTTATTGCAACTTCCGTCTTACCACTACCAAATAAACCTACAAAAACAAAGTTTTTAGCCACGCATTTGCACCTCTTCCTTATAGCTCCTTGCCCTCTCTTCTCCTCTTAGGACCCTTAGTGCACCCATTGCAAGCGCTTTTTCTTCATCTCCACCCGGATAAACAAGTACTTTAGCAATAAAGCTAGTATATTCTTTTAACCATTTGACCATGTAATTTTCATCATATGCAAGTCCCCCGGTCAAAACTATTGCATCAACTTCTCCTTTTAAGGCTGCTGCCATTTTTCCAACCCATTTTGCAATTTGATATGCCATTGCTTTGTAAACAAGTTCTGCCTTTTTATCACCATTTGAGATCATTTCCTGTACCTTCATTGCGTCATTTGTACCAAGGTATGCCACAAGTCCACCTTTTCCTTTTATTCTCTTTTTTATAAAATCATAATCGTACTTTCCTGAATAACACAAATCAATCAATTGAGTCAGTGGAAGTGTACCACTTCTTTCAGGAGTAAATGGTCCATCACCATCAAGTGCGTTGTTTACATCAATAACTTTTCCATTTCTGTGAGCACCTATTGAAATACCTCCACCCATATGAACAACAATAAGATTTATTTCTTCATATTTTTTCCCAAGCTCTTCAGCAGCTCTTCTTGCTACAGCCTTTTGATTTAGAGCATGGAAAATTGATTTTCTTTCAAACATTGGATGTCCAGAAATTTTTGCAATCTTCTCCATTTCATCCACAACAACTGGATCAACAATATATGCAGGAATATTATATTTATTTGAAATTTCAAAGGCTATTACTGCTCCAAGATTTGATGCATGTTCCCCATATTTTGCTTGTTTTAATTCTTCAACCATCAACTCATCAACTAAATAAGTGCCACTTGGAATAGGCCTTACAAGACCTCCGCGGCCAACAACAGCATTAAAGTCTTTGTATTCAAATCCAAGTGTTTTTAAAAAATCTTCAATTGCATTTACCCTAAATTCATATTGATCTATTAATCTCTTAAATTGAGAAAGCTCCTCAGGGGTATGTCTTAAGGTTTTAGAAGCAACTTGCTTTTCGTCTTCAAAAATAGCCAATTTTGTACTGGTTGAACCTGGGTTTATAACTAATATTCTATACATTAAGATCACCTGCCAAAAGCGTTGTAAGAGCAAGGGAAAGTAACTTTGTTTCATCAGAATCTGCCCTTGAAGTTAATGCAACTGGAACTTTTGCACCAACTATTGCAGATGCAACCTTTGCTCCACCCAAAAATACCATCGATTTATAGAAAATATTTCCTGCTTCTATATCTGGCATGATTAAAATATCTGCATCACCAGCAACATCACTTACGATCCCTTTATGCTCTGCTGCTTCTTTTGAAACTGCATTATCCAAAGCAAAAGGCCCATCAACAATACAACCCTTAATTTGACCTCTTTTATTCATTTGTGAAAGAATAGCTGCTTCAATTGTTGCTGGCATTTTTGGATTAACTATTTCAACAGCACCTAAAATAGCAACTTTAGGAGTTTCAACACCAACGGCTTTCTTTGCCACAAAAACTGCATTATTTATAAGGTCAACTTTCTGTTCTAAAGTTGGGGCAATTGTCATTCCTGCATCAGAAACAACCAAAAGTTTATGATACAAAGGAGTTTCAAAAATACTAACTAACGATAATGTTTTTCCGGTTCTAAGGCCATATTCCTCTTTTAAAACAACTCTCATCAAATCTCCAGTTTTGATCTTTCCCTTCATTACAAAATCCGCCTGCTTTTCTGCAACCAATTTTACAGCTTTTTCCGCAGCATCATTGTAATCCTTTGCATCCACTAGTTTATGCTCGCTTAAGTCAATGTTGTTTTCATTTGCTAATTTTTTAGTTTTTTCTACATCTCCAACGAGTATTGCATTTATTATTCCTTCTTTTTTTGCTTTATCAATTGCTTTAAGAACAACTTCGTCTTCACTTGCTGCAACTGCAACGGTTTTTGGTCCAAACTTTTTAGCTTTTCCTAAAATTTCATTTAGTTTTTTCATTTTTTCTCACCCCATATCTTTGCCTCTTCCTCGCCTTTTAAAACTCTTAAAGCTCCTTTTGCTAAAGCTTCCATTTCAAATTCTCCGGGTACAGAAAAGACAGGAGCAAATTTAAATACATAAGATTTTATCTTTTCCACGACTTCCACATTATTTGCAATTCCACCTGTTATGACAATTGCATCAACCTTTCCTTTTAAAACTGCACACATTCCGCCAATTTCTTTTGCAATTTGGTATACCATTGCATCTATTATGAATTTTTCCTCTTCAGTTCCTTCTTCCATGACCTTTTTTACATCATTTGTTCCTAAATAAGCTACAACCCCACCTTTTCCTATAAACATCTTTTTTAACTCTTCTTTTGTATATTTTCCTGAAAAGCATAATTTTGCCACATCACCTACTGGAAGTTCTCCAGTTCTTTCTGGGCTAAACGGACCTTCGTCATTTGCATTATTTACATCTATCATTCTACCTTTTTCATGAGCTGTTACAGATATTCCTCCACCAAGATGTGCCACAACCATATTTAATTCTTCATACCTTTTTCCTAGTTGATTTGCAACTTCTCTTGCTACTGCCTTTATATTCAACGCATGCGCAAGACTAAGTCTTTCTATCTCAGGAATCCCAGAAAGTCTAGCTTCATCAATCATTTCATCAACCGAAACCGGGTCAGTTATATAAACAGGAATCTTTCCAGCAGATAATGAATACCCAATTACCGCTGCAAGATTAGATGCATGCTTTACCCTAGTCTTATTTTTTAAATAATCAACCATCTCTTCATTTACTATGTATGTTCCACTTTCAAGTGGTGGTAAAATTCCCCCTCTACATGCTATTGCATCAAAATCTTCCAATTTGTAGCCATTAGATTCTACAAATTTTAAAATTGCTTCTTTTCTAAAATCTTCTTGTTCCATCAAATCACTAAATTTTTCAAGTTCTTCTACATCATGTCTCAAAGTTTCCTGAACTTTCTTTACATCATCTTCAAAAATTGCTACCTTTGTACTTGTAGAGCCAGGGTTAATAACTAAAATCAACACTATATCAACCCCTTACTCTTTCCATACTCAACAATTACATCTTTTAATCTTTTAACCCCTTCTATTATTTTTTCATGTGGTGGCAAACAGAATGAAAGCCTCATTGAACTTGAAACACTGTCATCTGGAGTAAATGCTTGACCTGGGATATAAAATACTAATCTTTTCTTTGCAATTTCAAACATTTCAAGAGTATCAAAACCTTCAGGTAATGTAACCCAAGTAAACAAACCACCTGATGGATAAATCCATTTAATACCATTAATATCTGAAAAGTTTTCTTCAAAAGCCTTCATCATGGTATCTCTCTTTGATTTATAAAGCTTTAGTGTCGGTGTAATTTGTTCAACCAAATCGTATCTTTCAAGGTATCTTGCTGCAATTCTTTGTGTTAAAGCTGGGCTACACAAATCTGTACCTTGTTTTGCAAGAACAAATTTTCTAACTAGTTCTTTTTCACCAATAACTGCACCTATTCTAAGTCCAGGAGCAAGTATCTTACTAAAAGTATTAAGAAGTATAACTCTTTCTTTTCCTGCAAGTTTAAATAATGATGGAAGATGTTCTCCCTCAAATCTGAGCAATCCATATGGATCGTCTTCTAATATTAACAAATCATATTTTTCAGCAAGCTCTATAATTCTCTTTCTCTTTTCCAAAGAAAGTGTTGCACCAGCAGGGTTGTGGAAGTTTGGAATTACATAAATAAACTTTACTTTCTTTATCTGACCTTTCTCATCGAGCTCTTTTAACTTTTTTTCTAAAACATCCACATTCATTCCATCATCTTCAACAGGTACCGAAACAAAGTTTGCAAATCTCATTCTAAATGCACTTGCCGCTCCAAGATAAAATGGATTTTCAACAATTGCTATGCTATCTTCATCCAAAAATACCTTTCCAGCAAGCTCAAGTGCCTGCTGTGAACCCGTTGTAAACATAATATTCGATTCATCAAGGCCACTAATTCCAAATAATTTTTCCAACAATCTCAACATTTGCTTTGCAAGTTCTGGATCACCTTCGGTTGTACTATATTGAAGCACGTAGCCATATTCATTTTCTATAACTTCGGATGCAATTTTGGAAAGTTCGTGTCTTGGGAAGGTTTCTGGGTCTGGAACTCCACCTCCAAAGGAAATAGCACCTTCAACACTTGCATATTTTAAGAGTTCTCTTATCAAGGAGGATCGAAGGTTGTCACCTAATTTCGAATACTTTGAACTATAATCCATAGTTTCACCTCCAAATATATGAATCTTATTTCTCATTGTTTGCAATTTTTTGCATGCAAAATTTTGCATTTTTTAACAATTGAAATAATTCTATAATAAGTGTACAATAGAAATACAAAATAGTAAAACTCTAAATAAGCAAGTTTTACTTCAAAATCAGCAATTTTCTCTAGTTTATTGAAAAATACTAACAATAAACTCTATTTACAATTCATTTATTTAATTTAAAATTGTAAGTGGTAACTACAAAAAACTAGGAGGTGTTATTAAATGATCAAAAAGAATTATCTTTTGGCTCCTGGGCCAACTCCAGTCCCATCTGAGATTTTACTTGAAGGCGCTCGTGAAACTATTCACCACAGAACCCCACAATTTGTAAAAATACTAGAGGAAACTTTGAATGAGTTAAAATATCTCTTTCAAACAGAACATAGAGTTTACACACTCCTTTCTTCGGGAACAGGTGCTCTAGAAGCTGCTGTAACAAACCTTTTAAACCCTGGAGACAAAGCAATTATTGTCGAAGCAGGTAAATTTGGAGAAAGATGGAGAGAAATTGCCGAAAGATTTAACGTAAACGTTGTATCCATTAAATTAGAATGGGGAGAAGCTGTTACACCAGAACAAATTAAAGAAGCTATTGAAAAACATCCAGATGCAAAAGCTGTATTTACAACATATAGTGAAACATCAACTGGTACCGTTATTGATCTTGAAGGTATCGCAAAAGTTACAAGAGATACAGATGTAGTCCTCGTAACTGATGCTGTTAGTGCACTTCTTGCAGAACCATTAAAGATGGATGAATGGGGAGTAGACGTTGTTGTAAGTGGTTCTCAAAAAGGCGTTATGCTTCCTCCAGGACTTGCATTTATTGCATTAAATGATAAAGCATGGAAATTAGTAGAAAATAGTAAAAATTCTAATTACTACTTTAACCTCAAAGCATACGCAAAAAAATACCCAGACAATCCATGGACTCCAGGTGTTAACCTAATATACATGTTAAGAAAAGCAATTCAAATGGTTAAAGAAGAAGGAATAGAAAATGTTTGGGAAAGGCACAGAATACTTGCAGATGCAACAAGAGCTGCAGTAAAAGCTATGGGGTTAGAACTATTCTCCAAACGCCCGGGAAACGTTGCAACCGCTGTTAAAGTTCCTGAAGGTGTAGATGGAAATAAATTAACAAAAATAATGAGAGATAAATATGGTGTAACAATTGCAGGCGGACAAGAACACGTAAAAGGTAAAATCTTTAGAATTTCAACGCTCGGATATTTGAGCATTTTTGACACAATTGTTGGTATATCTGCACTTGAGTTTGTTTTGAATGAACTTGGATACAAAGTAGAGTTTGGTACAGGAGTCAAGGCAGCTCAAGAGGTTCTCTTCAAGGAGGTAAACAAATAATGAGAATACATGTAAATGATCCTCTTGACAAGAGCGCCATGGAAAGGCTCATGAACTCTGGATACAATGTGACTTCAGAGCACCTTGAAAAAGATGAGCTAATAAAGGAAATTCCAAATATAGACGTATTAGTTGTAAGAAGTGCAACAAAAGTAACTGCTGACATCATTGAAGCTGGAAAGAATTTAAAAATAATTGCAAGGGCAGGAACTGGACTTGATAACGTTGATGTTGAAAAGGCAAAAGAAAAAGGTATTAAGGTTATAAACACTCCTGGAGCAAATGGAATTTCTGTTGCAGAACTTGCAATTGGGTTAATGATCTCTTGTGCAAGGCATATTGCAAAAGGAACAATGGATCTAAAAAATGGTGAGTGGACAAAAAAACAACTAAAAGGCCACGAACTTTACAAAAGAACGGTTGGAATTATTGGCTTTGGAAACATTGGAAGAGAAGTCGCAAAAAGATTACTTGCTTTTGACATGAGAGTACTTGCATATGATCCTTTTGTTAAAGAAACAGATATGAATGTTGAAATAGTTGATCTTGACACAATATTTAAGGAATCAGATTTTATTACAATCCACGTTCCTCTAACAAATGAAACTAAGCATCTAGTATCAAAAGAGGCATTTGAAAAGATGAAAGATGGAGTCATATTAATCAATGCAGCACGCGGTGGCGTAGTTGATGAAGAAGCACTTTACAACGCTCTTGCCTCTGGAAAAGTTTATGCTGCTGGCCTTGATGTATTTGAAGTTGAACCTCCAACAGATGAACTAAGAAAAAAACTTCTTGAACTTCCAAATGTTGTTGCGACACCTCATATTGGTGCTTCAACAGTTGAGGCACAACTGAGAGTTGGCCAAATAATAGTTGATAAGATTCTTGAAGAAGTTAAAAAGTTGTAATCTCAAAGAGTATAAAACAAAACCTCCACGCTAAATTGCGTGGAGGTTTATTTTTTTGGTGGAGCCGATGGGATTTGAACCCACGGCCTCTACCGTGCGAAGGTAGCGCTCTCCCAACTGAGCTACGGCCCCATCACAACTAATAATTTAGCACATTATTTTCTTTTGTCAACAAAAGTTTTTATCTTCCTAGTATTTTTGTTTTTCACAAATATCCCTTAAAAATACAATTTTCTTTCCATTTTTTCTGTTTTTCATATATTTTTTATAACTTTAATTCAAACTATAATACAAAAAAAAGATATGGGAGGTGTTTTGATGAATAAAGCATTAGAACTTGCTTATAAATACAAAAATGAAATCGTTAACTTCATGAGCAAACTCATAAAAGCAAAAAGCTACTCTGGACAAGAAAAAGAAGTTGTTCAAGTAATAAAAGAGGAAATGGAAAAAGTAGGTTTTGATGAAATTAAAATTGATGGATTAGGAAACATTATTGGAAAGATCGGAAATGGAAAATACAAAATTGCAATGGATGCACACATTGATACCGTAGACGTGGGAAATGAAAAACTTTGGGAAAAAGCCCCTTTCAGCGGAGATTATGATGAAAAATGGGTGTATGGTCGTGGAGCTTCCGATCAAAAAGCCGGAATGTGCTCCATGGTATATGGTGCAAAAATTTTAAAAGAATTGGGACTTTTTGATGACTTTACACTTTACATAACCGGTACAGTAATGGAAGAAGATTGCGATGGACTTTGCTGGAGATATATTGTAGAAAAAGAACATCTAAAACCTGATTTTGTTGTAATTACTGAACCTACATCGTTAAATATATACAGAGGTCATAGAGGAAGAATCGAATTTAGAATTAGAACTACAGGGCTGTCAGCCCATGCAAGCGCGCCTGAAAGAGGTGTAAATGCTATTTATAAAATGGCAAAAA
Proteins encoded in this window:
- a CDS encoding cobalamin biosynthesis protein CobQ, encoding MAKNFVFVGLFGSGKTEVAINYALKLKNEYENVAIADVDIISPYFRTRDAIDELEAEGIKVVTPPGALKHADLPIVTGAVAGYLNNPQYKTVLDVGGEENGIVVVGYLKPHLKDTEIYMVVNTRRPFTSTVEGIVKTYEQLTKVTKIKIDYLINNSNLSSETTKEVILEGERILKEASQVLEVPVKYTVIPDFLEDFETEFPKFRLKRFMKMDF
- a CDS encoding hydroxyacid dehydrogenase, producing the protein MRIHVNDPLDKSAMERLMNSGYNVTSEHLEKDELIKEIPNIDVLVVRSATKVTADIIEAGKNLKIIARAGTGLDNVDVEKAKEKGIKVINTPGANGISVAELAIGLMISCARHIAKGTMDLKNGEWTKKQLKGHELYKRTVGIIGFGNIGREVAKRLLAFDMRVLAYDPFVKETDMNVEIVDLDTIFKESDFITIHVPLTNETKHLVSKEAFEKMKDGVILINAARGGVVDEEALYNALASGKVYAAGLDVFEVEPPTDELRKKLLELPNVVATPHIGASTVEAQLRVGQIIVDKILEEVKKL
- the buk gene encoding butyrate kinase, which codes for MYRILVINPGSTSTKLAIFEDEKQVASKTLRHTPEELSQFKRLIDQYEFRVNAIEDFLKTLGFEYKDFNAVVGRGGLVRPIPSGTYLVDELMVEELKQAKYGEHASNLGAVIAFEISNKYNIPAYIVDPVVVDEMEKIAKISGHPMFERKSIFHALNQKAVARRAAEELGKKYEEINLIVVHMGGGISIGAHRNGKVIDVNNALDGDGPFTPERSGTLPLTQLIDLCYSGKYDYDFIKKRIKGKGGLVAYLGTNDAMKVQEMISNGDKKAELVYKAMAYQIAKWVGKMAAALKGEVDAIVLTGGLAYDENYMVKWLKEYTSFIAKVLVYPGGDEEKALAMGALRVLRGEERARSYKEEVQMRG
- a CDS encoding 3-methyl-2-oxobutanoate dehydrogenase subunit VorB, with product MAKVMVKGTEAIGEAAIRAGCRHFFGYPITPQSELPEYMSKRLPEVGGVFLQTESEVATVNMLYGAACTGKRVMTSTSSPGFSLMMEGVSYMACAKLPAVFVNVVRGGPGLGDIQPAQGDYWQATKGGGHGDYRLIVLAPSTVQEAVDLTVLAFDLADKYRTPALILADGMLGQMMEPVEFPEFRDLSTLPDHSDWALTGAKGREPHIVTSFDIDPYVLEKMNLELVEIYKEIEKNEVRWEEYKTEDADIVITAFGTVARIAKSVVDMAREDGLKVGLFRPITVWPYPYEPLEKLADKVEMFFDVEMNMGQMLEDVKLAVKGKKPIKFYSRMGGVVPTPNEIYDALKKEIGR
- a CDS encoding 4Fe-4S dicluster domain-containing protein; its protein translation is MPKVKGYIEIDQERCKGCGLCIDACPTKVIEFSESFNSKGYHPAEPKHLEKCIACGFCYRMCPDVCITVYREE
- a CDS encoding PLP-dependent aminotransferase family protein, whose translation is MDYSSKYSKLGDNLRSSLIRELLKYASVEGAISFGGGVPDPETFPRHELSKIASEVIENEYGYVLQYSTTEGDPELAKQMLRLLEKLFGISGLDESNIMFTTGSQQALELAGKVFLDEDSIAIVENPFYLGAASAFRMRFANFVSVPVEDDGMNVDVLEKKLKELDEKGQIKKVKFIYVIPNFHNPAGATLSLEKRKRIIELAEKYDLLILEDDPYGLLRFEGEHLPSLFKLAGKERVILLNTFSKILAPGLRIGAVIGEKELVRKFVLAKQGTDLCSPALTQRIAARYLERYDLVEQITPTLKLYKSKRDTMMKAFEENFSDINGIKWIYPSGGLFTWVTLPEGFDTLEMFEIAKKRLVFYIPGQAFTPDDSVSSSMRLSFCLPPHEKIIEGVKRLKDVIVEYGKSKGLI
- a CDS encoding thiamine pyrophosphate-dependent enzyme, whose protein sequence is MRKVLYKMPESLTGKEFTYCPGCHHGIIHRLVAEVIDELGIREKTLVVAPIGCSVFAYQFFNMDGTIAPHGRAPAVATGMKRARPDLYVFTYQGDGDLAAIGTAEIMHAANRGEKITTIFVNNAIYGMTGGQMAPTTLLGMKSTTTPYGRKAENDGYPMHMCEFLKEARGVAYLARTKVNTPQDVEKTKKAIKKAFLAQVKGIGFGMVEVLSTCPTNWGIDPISANKWLEENMIPEYPLGVFVDKVGDEK
- a CDS encoding YgeY family selenium metabolism-linked hydrolase is translated as MNKALELAYKYKNEIVNFMSKLIKAKSYSGQEKEVVQVIKEEMEKVGFDEIKIDGLGNIIGKIGNGKYKIAMDAHIDTVDVGNEKLWEKAPFSGDYDEKWVYGRGASDQKAGMCSMVYGAKILKELGLFDDFTLYITGTVMEEDCDGLCWRYIVEKEHLKPDFVVITEPTSLNIYRGHRGRIEFRIRTTGLSAHASAPERGVNAIYKMAKIINEIEKLNDRLKSNSFLGKGTIVVSQIFFKSPSHNAVPDECEIQIDRRITEGETKETVFEEIKDVFKRAGVEDAEIIELEYKKPSYTGEIFPTEKYFPVWTFPEDSFIVQAAKKNYINVFGKEPFIDKWTFSTNGTVTAGVYGIPTVGFGPGEERFAHAPNEKVEIEHLVKAAAFYATFPKTIVELLKTRRG
- a CDS encoding pyridoxal-phosphate-dependent aminotransferase family protein, with amino-acid sequence MIKKNYLLAPGPTPVPSEILLEGARETIHHRTPQFVKILEETLNELKYLFQTEHRVYTLLSSGTGALEAAVTNLLNPGDKAIIVEAGKFGERWREIAERFNVNVVSIKLEWGEAVTPEQIKEAIEKHPDAKAVFTTYSETSTGTVIDLEGIAKVTRDTDVVLVTDAVSALLAEPLKMDEWGVDVVVSGSQKGVMLPPGLAFIALNDKAWKLVENSKNSNYYFNLKAYAKKYPDNPWTPGVNLIYMLRKAIQMVKEEGIENVWERHRILADATRAAVKAMGLELFSKRPGNVATAVKVPEGVDGNKLTKIMRDKYGVTIAGGQEHVKGKIFRISTLGYLSIFDTIVGISALEFVLNELGYKVEFGTGVKAAQEVLFKEVNK
- the buk gene encoding butyrate kinase gives rise to the protein MVLILVINPGSTSTKVAIFEDDVKKVQETLRHDVEELEKFSDLMEQEDFRKEAILKFVESNGYKLEDFDAIACRGGILPPLESGTYIVNEEMVDYLKNKTRVKHASNLAAVIGYSLSAGKIPVYITDPVSVDEMIDEARLSGIPEIERLSLAHALNIKAVAREVANQLGKRYEELNMVVAHLGGGISVTAHEKGRMIDVNNANDEGPFSPERTGELPVGDVAKLCFSGKYTKEELKKMFIGKGGVVAYLGTNDVKKVMEEGTEEEKFIIDAMVYQIAKEIGGMCAVLKGKVDAIVITGGIANNVEVVEKIKSYVFKFAPVFSVPGEFEMEALAKGALRVLKGEEEAKIWGEKK
- a CDS encoding phosphate butyryltransferase, translated to MKKLNEILGKAKKFGPKTVAVAASEDEVVLKAIDKAKKEGIINAILVGDVEKTKKLANENNIDLSEHKLVDAKDYNDAAEKAVKLVAEKQADFVMKGKIKTGDLMRVVLKEEYGLRTGKTLSLVSIFETPLYHKLLVVSDAGMTIAPTLEQKVDLINNAVFVAKKAVGVETPKVAILGAVEIVNPKMPATIEAAILSQMNKRGQIKGCIVDGPFALDNAVSKEAAEHKGIVSDVAGDADILIMPDIEAGNIFYKSMVFLGGAKVASAIVGAKVPVALTSRADSDETKLLSLALTTLLAGDLNV